The following proteins are encoded in a genomic region of Triticum dicoccoides isolate Atlit2015 ecotype Zavitan chromosome 1B, WEW_v2.0, whole genome shotgun sequence:
- the LOC119333679 gene encoding protein roadkill-like, whose protein sequence is MGNCRSSSRALLGKTHVVPDSEWGIQDLGKTHVPVFEWRIQDFSSLLKTGAKSTISGAFRCSGYNWFLQVIPMHKEAGAGTPYVALRLVPSQLSLVPGHTVHAVFELSIYNHTKGMYCGCKATYNFDFKNTYSKEHCLIPLQELQKSSAFLVDDSCVFAVEILKIDVSSPEKKAVVVQKKATIVQNLFVQNKGFVKGTYTWTMNNFLELDLKHFVRSPTFEVGGQKWYIGMYPRGDKYSTDCLSLYLYPDASDELQLESKKVAVMTLSILDQKNGKHFTGTSGLWVCGQGWGWPNFLGLKKLKDPSGGYVVGSSCVVKADLTIVGSSNDG, encoded by the exons ATGGGCAACTGCCGGAGTTCAT CTCGTGCACTCCTAGGGAAGACCCATGTTGTTCCGGATTCAGAATGGGGGATTCAGGACCTCGGAAAGACCCATGTTCCAGTTTTTGAATGGAGGATTCAGGACTTCTCGTCACTGCTTAAGACTGGAGCTAAGAGCACAATATCTGGTGCTTTTCGCTGCTCTGGGTATAACTG GTTCCTGCAAGTGATTCCAATGCATAAAGAAGCTGGTGCTGGAACTCCATATGTTGCTCTTCGTCTTGTGCCATCCCAATTGAGCTTGGTGCCAGGTCACACGGTTCACGCGGTGTTTGAGTTGTCAATATACAACCATACAAAAGGAATGTACTGTGGATGCAAAG CTACCTACAACTTTGATTTCAAGAATACCTACTCGAAGGAGCATTGCTTGATTCCTCTTCAGGAGCTACAGAAATCATCTGCTTTTCTAGTGGATGATAGCTGTGTCTTTGCTGTGGAGATATTGAAGATTGATGTCTCTTCTCCTGAAAAGAAGGCTGTTGTGGTTCAGAAGAAGGCTACCATAGTTCAGAACCTCTTTGTCCAGAATAAGGGATTCGTCAAAGGAACATACACTTGGACCATGAACAATTTCCTTGAATTGGATTTGAAGCACTTCGTCCGTTCTCCTACATTTGAAGTTGGCGGACAAAAATG GTACATCGGCATGTATCCGCGTGGTGACAAGTACAGCACCGATTGCCTCAGCTTGTACTTATACCCGGATGCCTCGGATGAGCTCCAACTCGAGTCCAAGAAGGTGGCTGTAATGACTCTGTCCATCCTGGACCAAAAGAATGGGAAACACTTCACTGGAACTTCAG GTCTCTGGGTATGTGGACAAGGATGGGGATGGCCTAACTTCCTTGGACTCAAGAAACTCAAGGATCCGTCGGGAGGCTATGTTGTAGGATCGAGCTGCGTTGTGAAGGCAGATCTCACTATCGTTGGTTCATCCAATGATGGCTAG
- the LOC119333701 gene encoding uncharacterized protein YpgQ-like, which produces MWTRAHMSVAPRQGAVRRRQDPPSSVRVSVAAPDPNGLSAASCSAHRTQKMAAAAVRCAEELVEREMSGRDASHDAAHALRVRDLALSLAAEQGVSSPDRLLIVELAALLHDIGDYKYTKDNVEDMSIVKRFLEEVGLEEGQREEIVAIITGMGFKNEVSKKLNAEPTLEFAIVQDADRLDAIGAIGVARCFTYGGSKNSALHDPNVLPRDNLSKEKYMSKEEKQTSINHFHEKLFKLKDMMKTEAGKKRAEKRHKFMENFVAEFYEEWSGRA; this is translated from the exons ATGTGgacccgggcccacatgtcagtggccccACGTCAGGGGGCAGTACGCCGACGGCAAGACCCACCTTCCTCTGTCCGTGTCTCAGTAGCagcccccgaccccaacggactctcaGCCGCCTCCTGCTCTGCACACCGCACACAgaaaatggcggcggcggcggtgcgatgTGCTGAGGAGCTGGTTGAGAGAGAGATGAGCGGACGCGACGCCTCCCACGACGCCGCGCACGCGCTCCGCGTCCGGGACCTCGCGCTCTCCCTCGCCGCCGAGCAGGGCGTCTCCTCCCCCGACCGCCTCCTCATC GTGGAACTGGCTGCTCTCCTGCACGACATCG GTGATTACAAGTACACCAA GGATAATGTGGAGGATATGAGCATCGTCAAAAGGTTTCTTGAAGAGGTGGGGTTGGAGGAGGGACAGAGGGAGGAAATAGTGGCCATTATTACAGGGATGG GATTCAAAAATGAGGTTTCAAAGAAGCTTAATGCGGAGCCCACTCTTGAGTTTGCAATCGTGCAAGATGCAGATCGTCTGGATGCAATTGGTGCAATTG GTGTTGCAAGATGTTTTACATATGGAGGGAGCAAGAACAGTGCATTGCATGATCCTAATGTACTTCCGCGGGATAATTTGTCAAAGGAGAAGTACATGTCCAAGGAGGAGAAACAAACATCAATAAATCATTTCCATGAGAAGCTTTTTAAGTTGAAGGACATGATGAAAACAGAG GCTGGGAAAAAGAGAGCTGAGAAAAGGCACAAGTTCATGGAGAATTTTGTGGCTGAATTCTACGAAGAGTGGAGTGGCAGGGCTTGA
- the LOC119333690 gene encoding cytochrome P450 86B1-like: MGAMDALISSGAHNATTAPFLGAGGLASLLPQVQTVEVLVAVFIFVAIHSLRQRRSLGLPSWPVVGMLPSLLLGVRGDMYEWITGVLKARGGTFTFRGPWFTNLHCVVTADPRNLEHLLKTKFGNFPKGPYFRDTVRDLLGDGIFGADDEVWRQQRKAASLEFHSAEFRALTASSLVELVHRRLLPVLAETEAAGAAVDLQDVLLRLTFDNVCMIAFGADPGCLQKGLPEIPFARAFEDATEATIVRFVTPTAVWRGMRALGVGHERVLRRSLAGVDEFAYDVIRKRREELAAAAAAGREEDAAGGLRRADLLTIFTKMRGADGAPAYSDKFLRDICVNFILAGRDTSSVALAWFFWLLSKNRGVEAKILAEIEGIVAARARCGEVEEELVFQPEEVKRMEYLHAALSEALRLYPSVPVDHKEVVEDEVFPDGTVLKKGTKVIYAMYSMGRMESIWGEDCREYMPERWLKDGRFMGESAYKFTAFNGGPRLCLGKDFAYYQMKFAAASILRRYRVDVVQGHPVAPKLALTLFMKHGLKVTLAKRDDKAKL; this comes from the exons ATGGGCGCCATGGACGCGCTCATTTCGAGCGGCGCGCACAACGCCACCACGGCCCCGTTCCTCGGCGCCGGCGGCCTTGCCAGCCTGCTCCCGCAGGTGCAGACGGTGGAGGTCCTCGTGGCAGTTTTCATCTTCGTCGCCATCCACTCGCTGCGGCAGCGGCGCTCGCTGGGCCTCCCGTCGTGGCCGGTGGTCGGCATGCTCCCGTCCCTCCTCCTCGGCGTCCGGGGCGACATGTACGAGTGGATCACCGGCGTCCTCAAGGCGCGCGGCGGCACGTTCACGTTCCGCGGGCCGTGGTTCACCAACCTGCACTGCGTCGTCACCGCCGACCCGCGGAACCTGGAGCACCTGCTCAAGACCAAGTTCGGCAACTTCCCCAAGGGCCCCTACTTCCGCGACACCGTGCGCGACCTCCTCGGCGACGGCATCTTCGGGGCCGACGACGAGGTGTGGCGGCAGCAGCGCAAGGCGGCCAGCCTCGAGTTCCACTCCGCCGAGTTCCGCGCGCTCACGGCCAGCTCGCTGGTGGAGCTCGTGCACCGGCGGCTGCTGCCCGTGCTGGCCGAGACCGAGGCGGCCGGCGCGGCCGTGGACCTGCAGGACGTGCTCCTCCGCCTCACCTTCGACAACGTGTGCATGATTGCCTTCGGCGCCGACCCCGGGTGCCTCCAGAAGGGCCTCCCGGAGATCCCGTTCGCCCGCGCGTTCGAGGACGCCACCGAGGCCACCATCGTGCGCTTCGTCACGCCCACCGCGGTGTGGCGCGGGATGCGCGCCCTGGGCGTGGGCCACGAGCGGGTGCTCCGGCGGTCGCTGGCCGGCGTCGACGAGTTCGCGTACGACGTGATCAGGAAGCGCAgggaggagctcgccgccgccgccgcggccggccgcgaggaggacgccGCCGGCGGGCTCCGCAGGGCCGACCTGCTGACCATCTTCACCAAGATGCGCGGCGCCGACGGCGCCCCCGCCTACTCGGACAAGTTCCTCCGCGACATCTGCGTCAACTTCATCCTGGCCGGGCGCGACACGTCGTCCGTGGCGCTGGCGTGGTTCTTCTGGCTGCTCAGCAAGAACCGCGGCGTGGAGGCCAAGATCCTGGCAGAGAtcgagggcatcgtggcggcgcggGCTCGCTgcggggaggtggaggaggagctggtgTTCCAGCCGGAGGAGGTGAAGCGGATGGAGTACCTCCACGCCGCGCTCTCGGAGGCGCTCCGGCTCTACCCGTCCGTCCCCGTCGACCACAAGGAG GTTGTTGAGGACGAGGTGTTCCCCGACGGCACGGTGCTGAAGAAGGGCACCAAGGTGATCTATGCCATGTACTCCATGGGAAGGATGGAGAGCATCTGGGGGGAGGACTGCAGGGAGTACATGCCGGAGCGGTGGCTCAAGGACGGCCGCTTCATGGGCGAGTCCGCCTACAAGTTCACCGCCTTCAACGGCGGCCCGCGCCTCTGCCTCGGCAAGGACTTCGCCTACTACCAGATGAAGttcgccgccgcctccatcctcCGCCGCTACCGCGTCGACGTCGTCCAGGGACACCCGGTGGCGCCCAAGCTGGCGCTCACGCTCTTCATGAAGCACGGGCTCAAGGTGACGCTGGCCAAGAGGGACGACAAGGCCAAGCTCTGA